The genomic DNA CGGGGTGCGGACCTCACCGTCCGGGGAGAAGGTCACGCATACCGGCCAGGTAACCGCCGCGGCGCGGAGGGGCGCCCAGGTGGGCCCCCAGATCCCGCGGTCCAGTACCCTGTGTCCCTGGTCCCCCTGGTCCCCCGTGTTCCCCCGCGGTCCAGCTTCCCGGGGCCCCAGGCCCCACAGTCCCTTCCCCCAGTGCCCCTGACGCCCCAGGCCCAGCGCCCGCGGTCCAGTCTCCGGTGTCCCGCCCCGCATTGCTCCCGGCCCAGCCCCCGCAGGGGTACCGAGGGGCTCAGGCGTGCACGGCGTGTTCGCAGCTACTGTAGGGTCTGGTCCTAGAGCTTCTGCGACTGTAAAACAAGGCTGTTCCCCGGGGTAGCTCCTTGGTTACTGTGGGCAGGCTGCCGCCGGAGTCAGAAAGTGCCGATTGTAAGGGTCAAGTCTTATAATGTTTGTACAGTATTAAATACCACATTTTTACAACTCGGGGTCTGCTGTACCCTAAACTACAAAAACAGAGGTAGACGATAATTATAACCTGAAAGATGAGACAGTGGGTTCCTACGTTGTCAAGACATCACCAGGCAGGTTCAGAGAGAAGGAAGCTCTGGGCCCTGCCTGCTTGGAGGTTGGGGTGCCCCCCTCCCCTGAGCTGCTCTCTCCTCTactcccccccctcccccgctcctTCCGGTTCGCATTACTGCCTGTTGTCCTCTTAGGAATCCTGCTGTAAAATGCTACACTCACGCCCCACGTGTGTGATCCTGAACGGCCTAACCATTAAGAAAACACTTTTCCTGTGAGGTTTATGATTGATGTAAGATACAGAACTGGGCAGTAAAAGTCACACACTGTCTTTTTCTTTGCAGGTTTATGAGGATGAAGACTACAGAAAAGTTCGATTTGTAGGTCGCCAGAAAGAGGTACGTAAAAGATGTAAAAGAGAGGTGAGCTCATAAAACTTATGTAACCAACAAGACATGAAAACTAATATGTGGACTTTAAGTAAATTCAGGTTGTGAGCAGTTCAGGAGCTCTGGAATTCTGTGTTTCTTCTAAACGTTAaacatgtctgtttctgttttttttcccctaaaatacgCAGCGTGACGCCCTGCAAGGATAGTTGTGGGTTGTGTATAAATGGGAGTGaccttttttccatttctgtgttacactccttttaaaaattgctcttCCAGTCACTTTTGGAGGTATGTTTTCTGTGGTTCACACCCCATAGATTAGACTGGCTCTTTCAGGGACTTGAATGGTCAAGCTGAAGACGGCACGGGGTGGGTCTTCCCTGAAACACCAGTGCGACTGCTGGGCGCTGGGGTCCTTCTGCCTCAGGAGCCTGCTctcttcctgcttcctcccctcGTGCCTGCCAGCTCCGGAGTCTGCACCCCCTCCACCGCCCTTCTCAACTGTCCCTGAATTGCGTCTCCCCTCTGACCTTGGTTACATCGTCCATTCCCGTGTCTGGTTACTACTTCCAGGCCCACTCTGGCTGTGGTCTGGGGCGGGGTGGGTGGCGGGAAGGAGTCTGGTGCTCTGGATGGAGCACTTCCGGCAGATGGGGTCCTGAAGCCCTGGGGCCAGCCTTGCggcctggcccccagctcccagctcagcCTGTCACAAACTCCTCTCTGCTGGGAGCTCTCCCTTTGGCTTCTGGCTTCTGATTGTCCTTGCAGGGGACAATGGGGGAGCAActtcaaaccaaaccaaccaaaccaaacatCTAAGATCAGAGCTAGTGAGGCCAGTGACAGCTGAATGGAGGAGGCAATGCTGGTGGTGTCCCCTTGCTGTGACCATCTGCTCACTCCGGTCCTGAACTGCTGCGACCCTTGACCCCATCCCCACCCGGGGTTTCTGGGACCTTTTCCTGTGGCAGATCATGAGTGTTGGGGGACACTTGTCCGTGTTGTAAATCTTGCAGCGGGTCTGTCACGATGACTAGGCACCCTGCTCTGGCCCTTGTTTTTACAACAGAAAGTGGTGTTTCGTagtatttaaaattgtttttgttttccaagaGAGCATTGTTTTAAAAGACCTTTAGGTATACTGACAAGTTGCACAGAGTGTGTAGTGTTCCCACGTGCCCCCCTTCCCCCCGCAGTTCCCCTGTCATGCACATCTTGCCAGAATGTGCTGCCTTTGTTAGAACTGACAGCTTTGAACGCTTGCAGACTATTGATACTTTACGACTAACTCGAGTCCATGGTTTACCCGGACTCGGGTCCCTCTCTGTGTTGCACGTTCTGTGGATTTGGCCAAATGCACAGTGCCTTGTATCTGATGTTGTGGCGTCACACAGGGTCTTCCCCTGTGCTCCGCCTCCGCCTGCCTGTCCCTGACAGCCGCTGATCTTACTGCCCCTACAGTTCCGTGTAGTTTTAGAAACGCGTGCTCCTGCCCGTGGTCTGAGGAACAAGAGAGCAGGAAGCTGGACGGTTGAGCTGCCTTTTCAGGGGCCTGGGGCTCTTTGCATCCCCACCGTTTCAGGAACAGATGTTAATCATGGGTTTGGGGTCAGGTCGCAAGGGAGCTGCCACTGTGAGAGATGGGCTGTCCTGCGTCAGTTGAAGGTGTCAGACACCTGTGATGGGCCTGGGAGCTGGTTAGTGTGACCTTTGTGACACATTTGTCACTCGGGGAGACTGTGTATCATTTATGCTGAGGCTTCATTGGAGTGGCACATGGCTTCGTGTGGCAGAGGCGGGGAGGACATCACCCGTCCAGAGCCGTCATCGCAGGGCTGGTTCGGGGCTGGTAAACTAAACAGCGCCCGGCCGCGTGGCCGGTGTGACCTGGCGGAGCTGCACTTCGGGTagctccctgctccctctgcaAATAGAAATCTAAGGAGAAGCCTTACAGAAGTGTCATCTGTGGTTGGCAAGGCTTTCTGAAAACAAGGGTGTTGCCCACGTTCTGTGGGCTCAAGACGTcagctgggagagggtgggggccCCGCATCTCCTTGTGAGTGAGGGACTCTGCTCGGGACCGTGCTCCTGGACGGACGGAGCCGGCAGGCCCCTGGGAAACAGCTGCCAGACTGACTGCTCGTCCTCGTTTCAAATGTTATTAAAACTGCATggtctccccctgccccccccttATTTACAGAGATTGGTCTGTGCTGACTCTCTTGTTTCCTCCTCTTCGCTGCAGCGTTTGGCCTCTCTCTGCAGGTGGGATTCTGGGCCTGCAGGGTGGGTGGCCCTGACCCTCCAGGACCCACCTGGCACAGCCCTTCTCACCTGTGTGATGGACAGATACTAAGATCATTCACCTCAGATGGCGTTTACTCGCGAGCGTCTCCTCTGCGTCCAGCCATCTCTCCCGTCGCTGTGTTGTCTCCAGGGGCGTCTGCAAGGGGACGGGGGTCCCACCCTGACTGGATTTGTCCTCTGTCACTGTGTCCCAATCCCATGGCCCTCTGGCCACCAGAGATGTGTGACCTTCAAGATGTGGTCGTGCTGTTTTCCATCCTGGGTGGGTTGATGGTGTGGAGGAGACACTGAGGTTTCAGAGGTGCCGGCGGGTGGGTAACCCTTGGAGCCCAGCTGTGGGACACAGACCTCGGCTGCTGACCCGGCGGCCACCGCAGGCACTTTCAAAGGGAGaggccggggcagggaggggtgccGGGTTTTCCTCACGGGACTGTGGAGCACCTGGGGTGCAGGGCCAGCTGGGCGTGGGGGCAGGCTCCTGACTGGGGCTCCGAGGCACATCTGGGACCGTGTGGGCCCGTCAGCTCTGTCCTGTGCCCCAGGTGCTCAGGACACCATGTTAGTGCTGTCTCCCCCGTGCCCACCGAGGCCGACTCCAGGCGTGTCCCCTGTCCAGCTTTTCACGTTGGCCGCGGTAGGGGGTCGTGAGATGAACTGTTTGCCAAGCCAGGATGCGCGAATGGCTGCTTTGCAACTTTTGCAAAAGTGAAGCTGCGTGCAGTGGGGGGAATTGTGCAGTGGCCTCCCCCCAGGTGCCTGGTCAGTCCCAGTGCTCACGGCCAGGGTGCTCCCGGGCACCCCTGCTGCCTGTCCTGAAGCCGGGCTGGGACGTGGTGTCCTCGGGTCCGAAACCCGCCAGGGCACACCCCCAGAAGGTGTCACGTCTGCAGCGGCAGCGCCACACCTGAACTTAACCGTGGTTCTTTGAAATTAAGTATCTTGGTGGTGATAAATAGTCCCAATCGTgtcatatttttaatgattttgcaGCTTGTTGGACTCCGAATCCAAATGAGTTCTGTGCATTGTGGTTGTCAAAGTGCTCAGTTTCTCTTAACCTGCAGGCGCCCACACGTCCCTCCCCCCGCCTGGGGGGCCCCTGTCGTCCAGGGCCCACAGTGGCCTGGCCGCGGCCGTCTCTCCCGGCGGCCCTGCCCTCTGGAGGGGGCAGCCGGCTAGgaggcagcagcggcagcagatCTGACCCTAGCGGGGAGCTGCTGCGGTGGCGGCAGGCCCGTGGGCCCTTGCCTGGGCACTCCTGGCTCTGGTTCCGGTTCCTCTGCTGTGGGCGACCGTCTCCGGGTCTGCAGCTCTGGCAGGAGGGTCGATGCGCTCCCTGCTCTTAGTGTGAGCGCTGGTGCGGGGCGGGACCGGCTCCCCGCCGAAGGCGGCCGAGAGCTCCCTTCTTTCCCTTCATTTACCACCTTGAAAATAATGCGTTGATTCCCTGCAGTAAGGAAGCAAATGGTTTAAAAACCTCTCTGGGGACCATGGATGTAATCGTATTGTTGTGTTTCGGGCCTTTGCAGTCATGGTGCCCTCGTCCCCCAGGAGCCCTCGGGCCCAGGTGCCCTCGCATCCAGGTGCCCTCGCCCCCAGGACCCTCGCTTCTCAGGTGCCTCGTCTGTCACCCCTTGTGGAGCAGCCGTCGGGGTCTGGGGCTTCCTCCCCCAGCACAGCGTGGCTCAGGCTCACCTGTCACGTGTCCTGCCTGGGGCCCAGAACCAGCTGAGTTTTCAGAACCCTGTCCTGTCAGAGTGAGTGGGAGAGGCGGggctccctgccctggggctAGTCGCTGCCTCTAGTCTTTTCCagcaggtgaggggtggggaacaGGCGACAGGCCGGTGGGGTGGGATGTTAGTATCCGCGAATCCAGTCAAAGGCAGGTGAGAATTTCCTGTTCTTGCagttcttgcaacttttctgtgagtttgaaATTATAGCCAACTGAAAAGCAACTGCGCACGTGTGTTAAGTTGCTGTGTGCCTGGGAGATGCACGGTGATGATACTTCAGTCGAGTGGAGCGGTCTGCGCCCTTCCTGGGAGTGCGCGAACATCCGTGGGCGCTGCCTGCGTGACTTTAAACTCCGTGCACGTGTCTAGTTTCTGCACTTGTCTGTACAggcttttctgtctctcttgctcCAGGTAAATGAGAACTTTGCCATCGATCTGATAGCAGAGCAGCCTGTGAGCGAAGTCGGGAGTCGAGTCATATCGTGTGACGGCGGCGGGGGCGCCCTGGGCCACCCGCGAGTCTACATAAACCTGGTAATGCACCGCCCGACCTGTCCtgtcctgcccaccccccacgGCACTCTCCCGCCTGGCCTTGGCGCAGACCGCACGAACGATAGGGACTGAGCCACGGTGTCCAGGGCACCTCTTGTCTGACCCATGTGTGATGCCCTTAGTGTCACCAGCGCTGCGCCACCTTCCTCCCAAACACGTGGGGTGTGTCTTTCCCCAGTAACCCTTGCCTCGGCGCCTGTGTTTATGTCCCTGAGGGATGCACACATGGAGCCTTGGAGAGCCGCACGCAGGGCAGGGGCCGAGGAGGCCCCACGCAGTAACGCCCGCGtgcgggcgggggaggggaggctgtcGGCAGGACCCACCGCCGCCCCTTCTGCTGAGTCCAGGCTGGACACCAGCCCTGCGGGTGGGCCTCTGCTCGGCACCCTGCCCTCCAGTCCTTCCAGGGTGCAGCCTGCCTCGTGGGCTGGGAGGGTGGACAAGGACTCAGCCGTGGGGCCGGCAGTGGCTGCGTGCTGACACTTTTCTGTCCTTGCGGCATTGCTGGAGGTGACTGCATGTTCCAGGGCGAGGAGCCTGTGCCCCAGCAAGTCGGGTGGAGCCCGGGACCCCTGGCACAGCCACGCACGCCCGGCATTTGGCAGTGAGCTCAGAACTGCCCCAGCACCCCTCGGTGGCGGTGTGTACTTCTGGGGTCTGAAGTCTACACCTGTCTAGATTTGAAATGGAACTTAAACAGGAActctttccttttgaattttttaggacaaagaaacaaagacaggGACGTGCGGCTACTGTGGCCTGCAGTTCAGACAGCACCACCACTAGGGCGGCGCGGCGGGCCAGCGAAGGGGGCGCTCTCCTGGACGGCCGCGCACGGCTCAGCTCTCCCCGACGGCTCGGAAGTCGCACATTCACCTAGGAGGGGGGCTCGGAGAAGGTCCCCTCTGTGGTCCTGTCCCCTCTGGGGTCCTGCCGGGTGCTTCTGGGCTGCGGGGAGGGTGCCATGGCCACGCGAGGCTGGAGCTCCTGGCCCGTCTCCGACCTGCGGTCACACT from Camelus bactrianus isolate YW-2024 breed Bactrian camel chromosome 3, ASM4877302v1, whole genome shotgun sequence includes the following:
- the NDUFS6 gene encoding NADH dehydrogenase [ubiquinone] iron-sulfur protein 6, mitochondrial → MAAAVTFLRLLGRGGAAARSLPRGARCFGVRTSPSGEKVTHTGQVYEDEDYRKVRFVGRQKEVNENFAIDLIAEQPVSEVGSRVISCDGGGGALGHPRVYINLDKETKTGTCGYCGLQFRQHHH